One window of Tenacibaculum maritimum NCIMB 2154 genomic DNA carries:
- a CDS encoding dipeptidase yields MQNVKQYIQNNKDRFINELINLLKIPSVSADPAYNQDVLNTADAIKESLEKAGCDKVELCETPGYPIVYGEKIIDPKLPTVLVYGHYDVQPADPIHLWDAPPFEPVIKTTPIHPEGAIFARGACDDKGQMYMHVKALEYMTTTGNLPCNVKFMIEGEEEVGSESLAWFVPRNKEKLANDVILISDTGMIANDIPSITTGLRGLSYVEVEVTGPNRDLHSGLYGGAVANPINVLTKMIASLHDENNRITIPGFYDNVEELSREERDEMGKAPFSLEAYKNALDIDDVYGEEGYTTNERNAIRPTLDVNGIWGGYTGEGAKTVIASKAYAKISMRLVPNQKWEEITALFKKHFESIAPKSVKVKVTPHHGGQGYVTPIDHIGYKAASKAYNETFGVTPIPQRSGGSIPIVALFEQELKSKTILMGFGLDSDAIHSPNEHFGVWNYLKGIETIPHFYQYFTELSK; encoded by the coding sequence ATGCAAAACGTTAAACAATACATACAAAATAATAAAGATCGTTTTATAAACGAGCTTATCAATTTATTAAAAATCCCATCAGTTAGCGCCGACCCTGCCTATAATCAAGACGTATTAAATACTGCTGATGCTATTAAAGAGAGCTTAGAAAAAGCTGGTTGCGATAAGGTGGAACTTTGCGAAACTCCTGGATATCCTATTGTATATGGAGAAAAAATAATTGACCCAAAACTTCCTACAGTTTTAGTGTACGGGCATTATGACGTGCAACCCGCAGATCCTATTCATTTATGGGACGCTCCTCCTTTTGAGCCTGTTATTAAAACAACTCCTATTCATCCTGAAGGTGCCATCTTTGCAAGAGGTGCTTGTGATGATAAGGGACAAATGTATATGCATGTAAAAGCATTAGAATATATGACCACTACAGGAAACTTACCTTGCAATGTAAAATTTATGATTGAAGGTGAAGAAGAAGTTGGTTCCGAAAGCCTTGCTTGGTTTGTTCCTAGAAATAAAGAGAAATTAGCCAATGATGTCATTTTAATTTCTGATACTGGAATGATTGCTAATGATATTCCTTCTATTACTACAGGCTTACGTGGACTAAGTTATGTAGAAGTAGAAGTTACAGGACCTAATAGAGACTTGCACTCTGGTTTATATGGAGGTGCTGTTGCAAACCCTATTAATGTACTAACAAAAATGATTGCTTCTTTACATGATGAAAACAATCGTATTACCATTCCTGGGTTTTATGATAATGTTGAAGAATTATCTCGTGAAGAACGTGATGAAATGGGCAAAGCTCCTTTTTCATTAGAAGCTTATAAAAATGCCTTAGACATAGACGATGTATATGGAGAAGAAGGATATACCACAAATGAGCGAAACGCAATTAGACCTACCTTAGACGTAAATGGTATTTGGGGAGGTTATACTGGAGAGGGTGCAAAAACAGTAATTGCCTCTAAAGCATACGCAAAAATATCTATGCGTTTGGTACCTAACCAAAAATGGGAAGAAATCACAGCCTTATTTAAAAAACACTTTGAAAGTATTGCACCAAAATCAGTAAAAGTAAAAGTCACGCCACATCATGGAGGACAAGGTTATGTTACACCAATAGACCATATAGGTTATAAGGCCGCTAGCAAAGCTTATAACGAAACTTTTGGTGTTACTCCAATACCTCAAAGAAGTGGAGGGAGTATTCCTATCGTAGCTTTATTTGAACAAGAATTAAAAAGTAAAACTATTTTAATGGGATTTGGATTGGATTCGGATGCAATACACTCTCCAAATGAGCATTTTGGAGTTTGGAATTATTTAAAAGGTATTGAAACCATCCCTCATTTTTATCAGTATTTTACAGAGTTATCTAAATGA
- a CDS encoding ADP-ribosyltransferase domain-containing protein yields the protein MKMNKIKIKLIVLLTIFSTIFSYGQTACELRWDRFSKDVNGITDTSKALVSAIDENSDIITSWWIMDEVGETALRTNVDELQYLSIHLKEFQKIPESVVEEIEKAGGFAKWKDLVNKREDLSHFLDDAFVLSKRAEVVNSTLPSQFPSLSIDELTAIKVYTSDEVRNGVKIYSELNSQLRSSSLDDYNQGLNHLLNDGLGKMTQHNGDLVFRGCGQAESQLAKTWNVGDEITFKDFKSSSVNEGIAEGFMNSGGGDVIYEISNPKGYNICDISCSPNEAEIFFKSGSKFRVDELTFQPRFTESDPIVRVIKLTYIP from the coding sequence ATGAAAATGAATAAAATAAAAATAAAGTTAATAGTATTACTAACTATATTTAGTACCATTTTTTCTTATGGTCAAACAGCTTGTGAACTTCGTTGGGATCGTTTTAGCAAAGATGTAAATGGAATTACAGATACAAGTAAAGCTTTAGTGAGTGCTATCGATGAGAATTCAGATATAATTACTAGTTGGTGGATCATGGATGAGGTTGGAGAAACAGCCTTAAGAACAAATGTTGATGAATTACAATATTTAAGTATTCATTTAAAAGAATTTCAAAAAATACCAGAATCAGTTGTAGAAGAAATTGAGAAGGCTGGTGGGTTTGCTAAGTGGAAGGATTTGGTTAATAAGAGGGAGGATTTATCTCACTTCTTAGATGATGCTTTTGTATTATCCAAGAGAGCAGAAGTGGTTAATTCAACTTTACCTTCTCAGTTTCCAAGCTTATCAATAGATGAATTAACCGCAATAAAGGTTTATACAAGTGATGAAGTTAGAAATGGTGTAAAGATTTACTCAGAATTAAATAGTCAATTAAGATCGAGTAGTTTAGATGATTATAATCAAGGTCTTAATCATCTTTTGAATGATGGTTTAGGTAAAATGACTCAACATAATGGCGATTTAGTTTTTAGAGGTTGTGGTCAAGCAGAATCTCAATTAGCAAAGACTTGGAATGTTGGAGATGAAATTACTTTTAAAGATTTCAAATCTTCAAGTGTTAATGAAGGAATAGCTGAAGGTTTTATGAATTCTGGAGGAGGTGATGTTATTTATGAAATATCAAACCCTAAAGGGTATAATATCTGTGACATATCCTGTTCTCCAAATGAAGCCGAAATATTTTTTAAATCAGGCTCTAAATTTAGGGTTGACGAACTTACTTTTCAGCCTAGATTTACTGAAAGTGATCCAATAGTTAGAGTAATCAAATTAACATATATACCTTAA
- a CDS encoding Lrp/AsnC family transcriptional regulator, translated as MKLDALDKRLINLLQINSKQTTKQLSLQLGLSVTAVYERIKKLEKEKIIKDYVALVNKDKIERSFLVFCHIKLEKHTKEYIAVFEKEINRLEEVTECFHVSGDYDYILKIYMKDMTAYREFMVDKLTALKHIGSTHSIFTIGEVKNATVIKL; from the coding sequence ATGAAATTAGATGCACTCGATAAAAGACTCATTAATTTACTTCAAATAAATAGTAAGCAAACAACAAAGCAATTGTCTTTACAATTAGGGCTTTCAGTAACTGCTGTTTATGAGCGAATTAAAAAATTAGAGAAAGAAAAAATTATAAAAGATTATGTGGCTTTGGTTAATAAGGATAAGATTGAAAGATCTTTTTTGGTTTTTTGCCATATAAAGTTAGAAAAGCATACTAAAGAGTATATTGCTGTTTTTGAAAAAGAAATTAATAGATTAGAGGAGGTGACGGAGTGTTTTCATGTGAGTGGTGATTATGATTATATTTTAAAAATTTATATGAAAGACATGACAGCTTATAGAGAGTTTATGGTTGATAAATTAACGGCATTAAAGCATATTGGAAGTACGCATAGTATCTTTACAATTGGTGAAGTTAAAAATGCTACAGTCATTAAGTTATAG
- a CDS encoding metal-dependent hydrolase: MDSLTQIVLGAACGEVVLGKKIGNKAMLFGAIGGTIPDLDVILGTLFYSNGIDRLAFHRGFMHSIVFAILASFVIGALVYKLYDTKRRRGTTTRNDWTWLFFWSIFTHPILDSFTPYGTQMLLPFSNHRIALNTISVVDPLYTLPFLVCLIATLFYNRSNVKRVWWTKMGIYMSSIYIVFTIGNKLYMDSVFEKSFQKAGVPFHRFSVQPTLLNNILWYGIAETEETYQVAFYSLFDRENRAEQLVVLPKNHDLLNMQAPDLKKLAWFSNGYYNLMPIHASKNIRYNDLRYPLLDPKNVNSSVFSFELEKKGTRWENRKYVDDMVREVTYLEVMQQLWRRMKGI; the protein is encoded by the coding sequence ATGGATTCATTAACACAGATTGTTTTAGGAGCTGCTTGTGGAGAGGTAGTTCTTGGAAAGAAAATTGGAAATAAAGCAATGCTTTTTGGTGCTATTGGAGGAACAATTCCTGATTTAGATGTGATTTTAGGAACCCTTTTTTATTCAAATGGAATTGATAGGCTGGCTTTTCATAGAGGATTTATGCATTCTATTGTTTTTGCTATTTTGGCTTCATTTGTTATAGGTGCTTTGGTGTACAAACTGTATGATACTAAGAGAAGGAGAGGAACTACAACGCGGAACGATTGGACTTGGTTATTTTTCTGGTCTATTTTTACGCATCCTATATTGGATAGCTTTACGCCTTACGGAACGCAAATGTTATTGCCTTTTTCTAACCATAGAATTGCATTGAATACTATTTCAGTAGTTGATCCTCTATATACACTGCCTTTTTTAGTGTGTTTAATAGCGACACTTTTTTATAATAGAAGTAATGTAAAGAGAGTTTGGTGGACTAAGATGGGTATTTATATGAGTAGTATTTATATAGTATTTACAATTGGAAATAAGTTGTATATGGATAGTGTTTTTGAAAAATCGTTTCAAAAAGCAGGCGTTCCTTTTCATAGATTTAGTGTACAACCTACGTTATTAAATAATATTTTATGGTATGGGATTGCAGAAACAGAGGAAACGTATCAAGTTGCTTTTTATTCGCTATTTGATAGAGAGAATAGGGCTGAGCAGCTTGTGGTTTTGCCTAAAAATCATGATTTATTAAATATGCAAGCTCCTGATTTAAAAAAATTAGCATGGTTTAGTAATGGGTATTATAATTTAATGCCTATACATGCTTCAAAAAATATTAGATATAATGACTTGAGGTATCCTTTATTAGATCCAAAAAATGTAAATTCTTCTGTATTTAGTTTTGAATTGGAAAAAAAAGGAACACGATGGGAAAATCGTAAATATGTAGATGATATGGTAAGAGAGGTAACGTATTTAGAGGTTATGCAACAACTTTGGAGAAGAATGAAAGGAATATAA
- the nhaC gene encoding Na+/H+ antiporter NhaC, with protein MQNDNNLTEIEIEDQKIINNSELNIWEALIPVFILMSLLAYNIFVAKGEWFGTYSNQYILLLGGVAAGIIGFVNNVPLKKMVAEVWENWKSVFIPITILFLVGALAGTWLVSGIIPAMVYYGLQVLSPEIFLPASVIIAAIISLATGSSWTTSATVGIALVGIGSALGIPTGMIAGAVISGAYFGDKMSPLSDTTNLAPAMAGTDLFTHIKYMTYTTVPSIIVTLIIFTLLSSTIDTSGTADISNLLASIKKTFHISPWLFIVPGVVIAMILMKTKPLIALSIGVFLAAIFAFIFQGDVLQGLSESNFKSIITAVLTDTQIKTDNEKLTKLFSAGGMNGMIWTILLIVCAMVFGGIMDAIGALSKITKSLLSIATSVFGLFASTVISCLGLNAIASDQYLALVIPGKMFKKAFEDKNLAPENLSRTLEDSGTVTSVLIPWNTCGAYQSGVLGVSVSEYAIYAIFNYLSPFTTLLFAAFSIKIRTLVKKQ; from the coding sequence ATGCAAAACGACAACAATTTAACCGAAATAGAAATTGAAGATCAGAAAATAATAAACAATAGTGAATTAAATATATGGGAAGCTTTAATTCCTGTATTCATTTTAATGTCTTTATTAGCTTATAATATTTTCGTTGCCAAAGGCGAATGGTTCGGAACTTACTCTAACCAATATATTTTATTATTAGGAGGAGTAGCAGCCGGAATCATTGGTTTTGTAAATAATGTACCTCTCAAAAAGATGGTTGCTGAGGTATGGGAAAATTGGAAGAGCGTTTTTATTCCTATTACTATTTTATTTTTAGTAGGAGCTTTAGCAGGTACATGGTTAGTAAGCGGTATTATTCCAGCCATGGTATATTATGGACTACAAGTATTAAGTCCTGAAATATTTTTACCTGCTTCCGTAATTATTGCTGCTATTATTTCATTAGCTACAGGAAGTTCTTGGACTACCTCAGCAACAGTAGGAATTGCTTTAGTGGGGATTGGTAGTGCATTAGGTATTCCTACTGGAATGATTGCTGGGGCTGTTATTTCAGGGGCTTATTTTGGTGATAAAATGTCTCCTCTTTCAGATACTACTAATTTAGCACCTGCAATGGCTGGAACAGATTTATTTACACATATAAAATACATGACATACACTACAGTGCCTAGCATTATTGTTACACTAATTATTTTTACCCTTTTAAGTAGTACCATAGACACTTCTGGAACGGCTGATATCAGCAATTTACTCGCTTCTATAAAAAAAACATTTCATATTTCTCCATGGCTATTCATTGTTCCTGGAGTTGTAATTGCTATGATTTTAATGAAAACTAAACCTTTAATAGCTTTAAGTATAGGTGTTTTTTTAGCAGCTATCTTTGCCTTTATTTTTCAAGGTGATGTTTTACAAGGTTTATCGGAATCAAACTTTAAATCAATTATTACCGCTGTTTTAACCGATACTCAAATTAAAACAGATAATGAAAAACTAACCAAACTTTTTAGTGCTGGTGGAATGAATGGAATGATTTGGACCATTTTATTAATTGTTTGTGCTATGGTATTTGGTGGTATCATGGATGCAATTGGCGCTTTATCTAAAATTACAAAGTCATTACTATCTATAGCTACTTCTGTATTTGGTTTATTTGCTAGTACTGTAATTAGTTGCCTTGGACTAAATGCAATAGCTTCTGACCAATACTTAGCATTGGTAATTCCTGGAAAAATGTTTAAGAAAGCTTTTGAAGATAAAAATTTAGCTCCTGAAAACTTAAGTAGAACCCTAGAAGATAGTGGAACTGTTACTTCTGTTTTAATTCCATGGAATACTTGTGGAGCGTACCAATCAGGTGTTTTAGGAGTTAGTGTTAGTGAATACGCTATTTACGCAATCTTTAATTATTTAAGCCCATTTACAACCTTGTTATTTGCTGCTTTTAGCATCAAAATCAGAACATTAGTAAAAAAGCAATAA
- a CDS encoding putative porin produces MKKFILISFYLLLGTPITFAQIKGLGNGFERLGTRGNQHVDSLPTNEINVKLSGKTKYTDYKIISFKNDTTVVDTTLTIQKQYQFNFLRKDNFELLAFHNQGQTFNNLGYDFSGISPFPDMGFRAKQFNYYRLEDVNYYQVPTPTTEIMYRTGLEQGQVLDVFFTLNFSKRFNVGIAYKGIRSLGKYRRALASSGNFRMSFHYESPKGQYGIRGQIVNQDIFNQENGGLSEISLANFINDNPNFSNDRGRLDVALNDAENNLEGKRLFFEHTFKIVGSKDSLHQKDFSNLKLGHSFLRNSKFYRFNQSTFTTAIFGSANENNSINDKTTYLLYNNQLFLDFNSKYILGRFRVKANYTTYNYGYDNLLNINAVAAVSKSKLKGQAVSMGADWNGRIGNFHINAAANLTPGSGRLSGNDFYGEAFYKKDSLFTIKGRLAISSKSPNFNFLLHQSTYDKYNWQHDFKTIDTRNIGGTITSKWGSASVDLANIDNYTYFDTAGIAKQASSNLTYLKAKIAKEFTFGKFSLDNTLMYQKVKNSTVLRVPEFVTRNTLYYADSWFKGDPVYVQIGATFKYFTKYKANAYNPLLAEFTLQDTTEIGYPTVDLFFNARVRRTRIYFKVDNATSRLTKKNYFSAPNYPYRDFVIRFGLVWNWFI; encoded by the coding sequence ATGAAGAAATTTATTTTGATAAGTTTTTATTTGTTGCTTGGAACTCCAATTACGTTTGCTCAAATTAAAGGACTTGGTAATGGTTTTGAAAGGCTTGGCACTAGAGGTAATCAACATGTAGACTCTTTACCTACTAATGAAATAAATGTTAAGCTAAGTGGAAAAACAAAGTACACTGATTATAAAATTATTTCTTTTAAGAATGATACCACTGTTGTAGATACTACCTTAACAATTCAAAAGCAATATCAATTCAATTTTTTAAGAAAAGATAATTTTGAATTGTTAGCTTTTCATAATCAAGGACAAACATTTAATAATTTAGGGTACGATTTCAGTGGCATATCTCCATTTCCTGATATGGGATTTAGAGCAAAGCAATTTAATTATTATAGATTGGAGGATGTCAATTATTATCAGGTTCCGACACCTACTACCGAAATAATGTATCGTACAGGTTTAGAGCAAGGTCAAGTATTGGATGTTTTTTTTACATTGAATTTTTCGAAACGATTTAATGTAGGTATTGCTTATAAAGGAATTCGATCATTAGGGAAATATCGTAGAGCTTTAGCGAGCAGTGGAAATTTTAGAATGAGTTTTCATTACGAATCTCCAAAAGGACAGTATGGTATCAGAGGACAAATTGTAAATCAAGATATATTTAACCAAGAAAACGGAGGGCTTAGTGAAATTTCATTGGCTAATTTTATAAATGATAATCCTAATTTTTCTAATGATAGAGGAAGGTTGGATGTTGCGTTGAATGATGCAGAGAATAATTTAGAAGGGAAGCGATTGTTTTTTGAGCATACTTTTAAAATTGTCGGATCAAAAGATAGTTTGCATCAAAAGGACTTTTCAAATTTAAAATTAGGTCATTCTTTTTTAAGAAACTCAAAATTTTATCGATTTAATCAATCAACATTTACAACAGCTATTTTTGGAAGTGCAAATGAAAATAATAGCATCAATGATAAAACAACATACCTGCTATATAATAATCAACTGTTTTTAGATTTTAATTCAAAATATATACTGGGGCGTTTTCGTGTAAAAGCAAATTATACAACATATAATTATGGGTATGATAATTTATTAAATATAAATGCGGTTGCTGCGGTTTCTAAAAGTAAATTAAAAGGACAGGCAGTTTCTATGGGAGCTGATTGGAATGGAAGAATTGGAAATTTCCACATTAATGCAGCGGCTAATTTAACCCCAGGAAGTGGGCGTTTGTCTGGAAATGATTTTTATGGAGAAGCATTTTATAAAAAAGACAGCTTATTTACTATTAAAGGAAGGCTTGCCATTAGTTCTAAATCGCCTAATTTTAACTTTTTGTTACATCAAAGTACCTATGATAAATACAATTGGCAGCATGATTTTAAAACAATAGATACTCGTAATATAGGAGGAACAATAACCTCTAAATGGGGAAGTGCTTCTGTTGATTTAGCTAATATTGATAACTATACTTATTTTGATACAGCAGGTATTGCTAAGCAGGCTTCGTCAAATTTAACTTACTTGAAAGCTAAAATAGCAAAAGAATTTACTTTCGGAAAGTTTTCGTTAGACAATACATTGATGTATCAAAAGGTAAAAAATAGTACTGTTTTGAGGGTTCCTGAATTCGTAACTAGAAACACATTGTATTATGCCGACAGTTGGTTTAAAGGAGATCCTGTGTATGTTCAAATAGGAGCAACTTTTAAGTATTTTACGAAGTATAAGGCAAATGCTTATAATCCATTATTGGCGGAGTTTACTTTACAAGATACTACTGAAATAGGATATCCGACGGTTGATTTATTTTTTAATGCTAGGGTGCGTAGAACACGTATTTATTTTAAGGTGGATAACGCTACTTCTCGCCTTACTAAGAAGAACTATTTTTCAGCGCCTAATTACCCATATCGTGATTTTGTAATTCGTTTTGGCTTGGTGTGGAATTGGTTTATTTAA
- a CDS encoding ribonuclease HII: MLKLNYSGFSLEAGTDEAGRGCLAGPVVAAAVILPKNFYHNILNDSKQLSEKKRKELRPFIEKEAIAFAVSFIHEKEVDSLNVLQASITGMHRAISDLQISPEFIIVDGNKFKPYKEIPHETIVKGDAKYLSIAAASILAKTYRDDYMEQLHEEFPQYNWKQNKGYPTKQHRNAIREFGITQYHRKTFKLLPEQLNLKL; encoded by the coding sequence ATGTTGAAATTGAATTACAGTGGCTTTTCCTTAGAAGCAGGAACCGATGAAGCTGGCAGAGGGTGTTTAGCCGGCCCCGTAGTTGCCGCAGCAGTTATTTTACCAAAAAACTTCTACCACAACATTTTAAATGACTCCAAGCAACTTTCTGAAAAAAAAAGAAAAGAATTGCGTCCTTTTATAGAAAAAGAAGCAATTGCCTTTGCCGTTTCTTTTATTCATGAAAAAGAAGTAGATTCTTTAAACGTACTCCAAGCTTCTATTACAGGAATGCATCGTGCCATTAGTGACTTACAAATCTCTCCTGAGTTTATTATTGTTGATGGAAATAAGTTCAAGCCCTATAAAGAAATCCCACACGAAACCATTGTTAAAGGAGATGCTAAATACCTAAGCATAGCTGCCGCTTCTATCTTAGCAAAAACATATAGAGATGACTATATGGAGCAACTTCATGAAGAATTTCCTCAGTATAACTGGAAACAAAATAAAGGTTACCCTACAAAGCAGCATCGAAACGCTATTCGAGAATTTGGAATTACCCAATACCATAGAAAAACCTTTAAACTACTACCAGAGCAACTAAATTTAAAACTATAA
- a CDS encoding nucleoid-associated protein translates to MIKRTRAELNKCIIHKVANKYNSGQNTLSENLVRFDEESYELLMPFLLKPFANVTQSYRFNHHADVRLNEINNYTSEIFEDEASFIEHSKNIVNHLYEQSNSAQIKKGDVLVAYFEGLEYKDVLTEAVGIFKIESKVDFFQTYLEDDSFDVVVQKGISTKKLDKGCLILNSSDTEGPVILSVDNNNYDAQYWIKNFLNVKYADDRNLHTQHYLEMCKDFSENIIQPEFGKQEQSNFLANTVDYFKEHESVDYHDFKQEVFQEDKHKDLFEDYKKHFEKLNDVLIRNNFDVSDAVLKKEKSKFKTEIKLDTNIQIKIDIDAPDASSEYLEKGYDEDKKMKFYKVYFNDEK, encoded by the coding sequence ATGATTAAAAGAACACGCGCTGAACTTAATAAATGTATTATTCATAAAGTTGCTAATAAATACAATAGTGGACAAAATACGTTATCAGAAAATTTAGTTCGTTTTGATGAAGAAAGCTACGAACTACTAATGCCTTTCTTGTTAAAACCTTTTGCTAATGTAACACAGAGTTACCGTTTTAATCATCATGCTGACGTTCGATTAAATGAAATAAATAATTATACTTCTGAAATTTTTGAAGACGAAGCGTCATTTATAGAGCATTCTAAAAATATTGTCAATCATTTATATGAACAATCAAACTCCGCTCAAATAAAAAAAGGGGATGTGCTGGTTGCTTATTTCGAAGGACTTGAGTATAAAGATGTACTTACAGAGGCCGTTGGTATTTTTAAAATTGAAAGTAAAGTAGATTTTTTTCAAACCTATTTGGAAGATGATAGCTTTGATGTGGTTGTTCAAAAAGGAATCAGTACCAAAAAACTAGACAAAGGCTGTCTTATCTTAAACTCTTCTGACACTGAAGGGCCTGTTATTTTAAGCGTTGATAATAATAATTACGATGCGCAATATTGGATTAAAAATTTCTTAAATGTAAAGTATGCAGATGATCGAAATTTACACACGCAACATTATTTAGAAATGTGTAAAGATTTTTCCGAAAACATCATACAACCAGAATTCGGAAAGCAAGAGCAAAGTAATTTTTTAGCCAATACCGTTGATTATTTTAAAGAACATGAAAGTGTAGATTATCATGATTTTAAACAGGAAGTTTTTCAAGAAGATAAACATAAAGATTTATTTGAAGATTATAAAAAACACTTTGAAAAATTAAATGATGTATTAATACGAAATAATTTTGATGTATCTGATGCTGTTTTAAAGAAAGAAAAAAGTAAATTTAAAACAGAAATTAAATTAGACACCAATATCCAAATTAAAATAGATATTGACGCACCTGATGCTTCTTCTGAATATCTTGAAAAAGGATATGATGAGGATAAAAAAATGAAATTTTACAAGGTCTATTTTAACGATGAAAAATAA
- a CDS encoding PhnA domain-containing protein, translating to MSLLEELQDRSGKKCELCAATTNLNIYEVPPISTGGVDGSLLACEVCVAQINDADKTDANHWRCLNDSMWSEFRAVKIIAWRMLSRLKKEGWPQDLLDMLYLEDADLRFAAATGEGLDESEKVIHRDANGAILQAGDSVVLIKDLKVKGSSMVAKQGTAVRRISLDRENAKYIEGKVGATQIVIVTDYVKKMAEKE from the coding sequence ATGAGTTTACTAGAAGAATTGCAAGATAGAAGCGGTAAAAAGTGTGAATTATGTGCTGCTACTACGAATTTGAATATATATGAAGTTCCTCCAATTTCGACAGGAGGGGTAGATGGCAGTTTATTAGCTTGTGAGGTATGCGTGGCGCAAATTAATGATGCAGATAAAACAGATGCAAATCATTGGAGGTGTTTAAATGATAGTATGTGGAGTGAATTTAGAGCCGTAAAGATTATTGCTTGGAGGATGCTATCTCGATTAAAAAAGGAAGGGTGGCCACAAGACTTGTTAGATATGTTGTATTTAGAAGATGCTGATTTGCGTTTTGCAGCTGCTACAGGAGAAGGGCTGGATGAAAGCGAGAAGGTAATTCATAGAGATGCTAATGGAGCTATTTTGCAAGCAGGAGATTCGGTTGTGCTAATTAAAGATTTAAAGGTAAAAGGTTCTAGTATGGTGGCAAAGCAAGGAACCGCAGTTCGTAGAATATCTTTAGATCGTGAGAATGCAAAATATATTGAAGGAAAGGTAGGTGCTACGCAAATTGTGATTGTTACGGATTATGTAAAGAAAATGGCAGAAAAGGAATAA
- the rimM gene encoding ribosome maturation factor RimM (Essential for efficient processing of 16S rRNA), translated as MRKEDCFYLGNIVKKHSFKGEVVIKLDTDEPELYRNMESVFVDLGNNLIPFFITKSSLSKGTLLRVKFDDVSTEEDAEAILKAGVYLPMSLLPKLTGNKFYYHEVIGFTIIDVAYGEVGTIVHINDKAAQPLFEIEKGNHEIFIPMIDNFIKKVDRDRRIIEVETPEGLIDLYMQE; from the coding sequence ATGCGTAAAGAAGATTGTTTTTATTTAGGCAACATCGTTAAAAAACACAGTTTTAAAGGGGAAGTCGTTATCAAGTTAGATACTGACGAGCCTGAACTCTATAGAAATATGGAATCAGTTTTTGTCGATTTAGGCAATAATCTGATTCCATTTTTTATTACAAAGAGTTCTTTGAGTAAAGGAACTTTATTACGTGTTAAGTTTGATGATGTTTCTACAGAAGAAGACGCAGAAGCGATATTGAAAGCAGGAGTGTATTTACCGATGTCTTTATTGCCAAAGTTAACAGGAAATAAATTTTATTACCATGAAGTTATTGGTTTTACTATTATAGATGTTGCTTACGGAGAGGTAGGAACAATAGTTCATATTAATGATAAAGCAGCACAACCTTTATTTGAAATAGAAAAGGGGAATCATGAAATTTTTATACCAATGATAGATAACTTTATTAAGAAAGTTGATAGAGATCGTCGTATTATTGAAGTAGAAACTCCCGAAGGATTGATAGATTTATACATGCAAGAATAG
- a CDS encoding 30S ribosomal protein S16 has translation MPVKIRLQRHGKKGKPFYWVVAADSRAKRDGRFLEKIGTYNPNTNPATIELDVDSAVKWLQNGAQPTDTARALLSYKGALLKNHLAGGVRKGALTEEQAAAKFEAWLEEKEGKVSTKEADLAKAKEAAKAKALEAEKAVNEARIAAAVPAVEEESEATTEEAPEAAAKSEE, from the coding sequence ATGCCTGTAAAAATTAGATTACAAAGACACGGTAAAAAAGGAAAACCATTTTATTGGGTAGTAGCTGCTGATTCAAGAGCTAAAAGAGACGGTCGTTTTTTAGAAAAGATTGGAACTTATAACCCAAACACTAATCCTGCAACTATTGAGTTAGATGTGGATAGTGCTGTGAAATGGTTGCAAAACGGAGCTCAGCCTACTGATACGGCAAGAGCATTATTATCTTACAAAGGAGCTTTATTGAAAAACCACTTAGCTGGAGGAGTAAGAAAAGGCGCTTTAACTGAAGAGCAAGCAGCAGCTAAATTTGAAGCTTGGTTAGAAGAAAAAGAAGGTAAGGTATCAACTAAAGAAGCTGATTTAGCTAAAGCCAAAGAAGCAGCTAAAGCAAAAGCATTAGAAGCTGAAAAAGCAGTTAATGAAGCTAGAATTGCAGCGGCTGTTCCTGCTGTAGAAGAAGAAAGCGAAGCTACTACAGAGGAAGCTCCTGAAGCAGCAGCTAAAAGCGAGGAGTAA